Within the bacterium genome, the region ATATTGGTGGCCAGGGTAAGATTTTCTGCCTCCTCACGGGATATCTTTAACTCTCCTTCTTCAATGAAATATTTTACCCTGACCGGGCTGCTTTCTTTATCAAGATTAAAAGAGGTTGCAAAGCTTATCTCAGATGGTCTCCCAATAAAGGTAACCTTTGGGGGTTTTGGACTGGATGGGTCGCTGAGATCGAGTGGAGGAAGAAGAGAAGCCCGAAGATCATTTGTAATCAGATCAAGGGCAAATTTTGTTTCATAGAGAGTCTCTATTGCCTCTTCCCCCTTATGCCAGGCTTCCATCCCCGCCCTATAGGTAGAATAAACGCTGGTGACGACCAGGACCAGAACGGTGGTAGCCACTATCATCTCAATCAGGGTGAAGCCTTTTTGATCATTTCCCATTTACCTAAATATACCATTCCAGATATTGAGTGTCAATCAAGAAAATTAAAATATGTCTCCTTACCAACAAATACCTTGAATTTACTATAGCTCCTTCCGATTATTCCCTCAAGGAAAATGAAGGGGGACCCCGGGAACCGCTTGACAGGGATGGGTTAAATGTGATATATTAGAGACAATCAATTGATTAGGAGGGCCTTGTTCATCGTTTGGGCCAATAGCGAACCTTCCCGAAAGCTTGAAGCTTTCGGGAAGGTAAGATTGCAAGTCTAACTGGCCGAAACGATGAACAACGCCATTAGGAAAAAAAGAATGGCTCTGTCTAAGCGTGAGAAGATGAGTCTCTACTTGATGGTTGTGGTCATTATTATCTATTTGATCTATACCTATGCCCTTTATCCTACCCTGAGGCAAAGAGAGCTTGTCCAGGAGGAACTCCTGATCAAGAAGGCAAGGCTCAGGAATGAAGAGGCTCTTCTTAAAAATAAGGCCCGTTTGGAGAAGAATTATAATAGATGGGGGTTGGCCTTGAAGGAGGAAAAAGAAATTTCGGCTCTCTTGAGAGATCTCTCCCGGATGGCTGGAATGACAGGGGTAAGAATCACCCAGATAAACTCAACCCCTTCCGAAAAGCAGGGGGGCTTCTTAGGAATGAACCTCGAGGCAGATATGAATGGATTAGCAAGACTTCTGTCCAAACTAAAGACTTCCCACTATCTATTAGGGGTTGAATCTCTCCAGATAAGACCAAAGCAGGATAACCCTATAAGACTGGATATTCACTTGATACTTTCTATACCCAGCCTTAAGTTGGAAGGAGATCAATAAAAATGATAATAAAGAACGGGCTGAGGGTAGGTCTTTTGGCTATGATTCTTCTCCTTATCCTGACCCTGCCCAACTCCCTCTGTTTGGCCGGTTTCACAGATCCACTGGTCAGTTTTGACTTTAAGGATGCGGATATAAAGGATGTCTTGCGGGCCATAGCTGCTCAGACCAAAGCTAACATTGTTGCCGATCCTACAGTCCAGGGAAGAATTACCATCCACTTAAAAGACGTCCCCTTTGAGGAGGCCCTAAAGACCCTCCTTGAGGTCAACGGCCTTACCTATGAAAAGAGGGACAATATATACTGGGTAACCAAACCGGCGATGAAAGAGGCTTCTCGGGGAGAATCTTTCCTTGTCGAGATAACTGGAGACAGACTCACTCTCGACGTCCGGAATATGGACATTCAGCAACTTCTACGCCTAATTTCAGAAAAGAGTGGTATCAATATCATTGCCGATAAAACAATCACTGGAATGGTTACTGTTCACCTTACTGATGTTCCTCTGGAGACCGGTCTTAAGGCCTTCCTGAATGCCTATGGTCTTACTCTGACTAAGTCGGAAGGGATATACCTGGTTGTTTCGGCTGAAAAGAGAACGCCTATGCTCATTTCCCTCTCAGATGGACTCCTCTCTTTGGATGTCAAGGATGAGGAATCGGCTGAGGTGATCCGAAGGGTCGTCACTCTGGGCAGAAAGAACCTGGCCATATTTGGTCAATTAAAAGATAAGGTCAATCTCACCTTTTCCAACCTGCCCCTGGATGAAGGTCTAAAGCTCATCCTCCAGGGAACAAGGTACACCTTTAAGAAGACAGGGGATATCTATTTAGTGGGTGATCCGACTCTGACCTCACCAGAGGCGGCTGTTCTGACCGAAGAAAGGTTAATTAAGCTAAGACATATCGAGGCCAAGGATCTACCTCCACTCCTTCCCCCGACCATCCCGGCGGCCAATCTTAAGGTTATCAAGGATCAAAATGCTATCTTCATTAAAGGAACTTCCGAGCTGATCGACCAGGCAGAGGCCTTCATCAGACTTATTGATATGAGACCGGAAGGAATAACCTTCGAAGATGACCTGCTTTCAGTGGATGTTAAAGACGCGGAGCTATCTCAAGTAGTGTTATGGATTGCCAGGCTGAGCAAGATCAATCTCACGGTTCTCAGCCCTTTACAGGAGAAGATAACTACTCACTTCAAGAATTTAAAACTCGATGAAGGATTGAGGTTGATCTTTAAAGGGACAAAGTTCACTTACCGGCGAATCGATGGGACCTACTTTGTGGGTGACCCATCTCTAACCTCACCAGCGGCGGCTGTTCTGACCGAAGAAAGATTAATTAAGCTAAGACATATCAAGGCCAGGGATGTCCCCCCGCTCCTTCCTTCCACTATCCCCGCAGACAATCTTAAGGTCATCGAGGACCAGAATGCCCTCCTTATTAAGGGAACTTCCGAATTGATCAACCGGGCAGAGGAAGTCATTGCCAGGCTCGATCAAAAGTCGGCGCAGATAATGATCGAAGCCCTGGTCGTTGAATTTACTAGGAAGGAGGGAAAGGAATTTGGCCTTGAGGGAACCTATTCCAGGGAGGGACGTGAGGTGAGCATAAAACCGGGTTCGTTTACCTTCAAGACCGTCGACACCCTCCCTGAAAACTTCTCCGTTTCCCTTCAAGCCCTGATCAGTGAGGGCAAGGCCAGGGTCAGGGCCAATCCCAGAATTGCTGCCTTAAATGGGAAGGAAGCGACCATTAAAGTAGGCTGGATTCGTTACTTCAAGATCACCCAGTTCACCGGTACTCCTCCTATCCCTTATACCACCTTACAGACAGTAGATGCAGGAATCACCCTCAAGATTATCCCCTGGGTTAACGCCTCAGGGGAGATCATCACCGAACTCCATCCAGAGATAAGTGATGCCACCGGCACCGGACCGGATGGCCTGCCGGAGATCAGTCGTCGCAGTGTAGATACAACAATTAGGGTCAGAGATGGTCAGACAATTATTATTGGGGGCCTGATCCAGAATACAGAGTCAGAGGTAGTGGAACGAACCCCTATCCTGAGCAAGATACCTCTTTTGGGAAAACTCTTTAAAAAGACCAAGAAAGGTCTCACTGAATCAGAGCTGGTGATCTATTTAACCCCGCATCTTTTAGTAGATACCAAGGAGATTCACCATGACCAGGATTAAAAGATACGGAATATTGGGGGTTTTCTTCTTTGTTTTTCTCTTGATGGGATCGGGCCTCATCCTCTATTTTGCAAGACAACCACGGATCGGAGGGGAGCAGGTCACCCAGAAACCTACCACCCAAAGTCTATTGTCTCCAACCTCCAACTATTCAACTGATACCGAACTCCCGACCTTTAGGGATCTTTTCAAACCGACATCTCAGAAAGAGCCGGACAGTAAACCCGTAATGTCGAATAATCAACCACTTCTTCATTCAGACTCCTCCCTTCTCCTGGTGGGTGTTCTCTCCAGTAACCCTCCTCTGGCCATCTTAGAAGACCCCTCAACCAAAGCCAGCTACATCGTTAAAAAGGGTGATATGGTTAATGAAGAGGAGGTCGTGACGATAAAGGAAAACTCAGTAATTATGCGAAAGAATGAGAAAAGGGTTATTTTAAGACTCTGGAACGAGTGAGGTGGTCCATGGTTACAAGAAAACCCCTGGGGGAAATCTTGAAGAGTGAGAAAATGATCTCGGATATCCAGCTTAAGGAAGCCCTGAAAGAAAGCAAAAAGAGGAATCTTCCTATCGGCGAGACCCTTCTCCAACTCGGTCTGATTACCGAGGAAGGACTCCTCTCTGCCCTGAGCAATCAACTCGGCATACCCTGTATTAAGATATCCGATGATATTCTCGACCCTTCCCTTATAAACCAGATTCCGGCCAGGCTCGTCTATGATCACAAATTCTTCCCCATAAAGCAGAGCAATAACACCATTACCTTAGCCACTTCTGATCCGCTGGACATTTATATCCTGGATAATATCCGATTGATCCTCGGTAAAGAGGTGGAATGGGCCATCGCCAGCGAACAGGACATCACCTCAGCCATCAAGCGCTACTATGGACTTGGGGCGGAGACAGTTGAAGGAATGATGGGGGCAAGAGATGAGACCTTAGAGGTAATAAGATCTGAAGAGGAGCCGACAGAGCTTGAGGATATGGCTAAAGATGTCTCAATCATCAAATTTGTCAACCAGATCATCCTTGAAGCCCACCGGATGAGGGCTACTGACATCCATATTGAGCCTTATGAAAAGGAGTTGAGGATAAGATATCGAATCGATGGCGTCCTTCATGAGATTTCGACTCATCAGTCTATCAAGTTATTTCAGCCGGCTATTGTCTCCAGGATAAAGATAATGGCTGATCTCAACATCGCCGAGCACCGCCTCCCCCAGGATGGCCGGATGAAACTCCGAATAAAGGGAGAGGAATTAGATATAAGGGTCTCTACCCTACCGACCCCCTCGGGTGAAAGCGTGGTTCTCAGGCTTTTAACCAGGGCAAGCATCCTCTTTGGCCTGGAGCATTTGGGTATGCAGCCCTATACCCTGAGGCGGTTTGATTCCATGATAAAGAGACCTCACGGTATTATCCTGGTCACCGGTCCCACCGGAAGCGGCAAGACAACCACCCTTTATGCCGCCATAAGCAAGATCAATACCATCAATGACAATATCATTACGATCGAAGATCCGATTGAGTATCGCCTGCCAGGAATAAACCAGATCCAGATTAAGCCAAAGATAGGTTTTTCCTTTGCCACTGGATTAAGACATATCCTGCGTCATGACCCCGACATCATTATGGTCGGTGAGATTCGTGACTTAGAGACAGCCGAGATCGCCATTCAGGCGTCTCTTACTGGACACTTAGTCTTCTCCACCCTCCACACCAATGACGCTGCCGGGGCCGTTACCCGTCTTATTGATATGGGCATAGAACCATATCTTATTGCCTCATCTGTGGAGGGGATACTGGCCCAGCGGCTTGTGCGAGTGATCTGTCCGGAATGTAAAGAACCTTACCTTCCTGATCCAGTGTCCCTTGAAGAAACTCAACCGGGAAAGGCCCTCTACCGGGGGAAAGGCTGTAAGCAATGCTTGAGTACAGGCTACTATGGCCGGACAGGGATATTTGAGTTCCTTTTGATAGACGATGAGATAAGGAAACTTATCTTATCACGAACACCAACAAAGATCATCAAGGAGCAGGCCAGGAATCTTGGGATGAAAACCCTGCGGGAAGATGGCTGGGAAAAGGTCGCTCAAGGCAGAACGACCATCGAGGAGGTCCTGCGGGTAACAGAGGTAGAGGTAGATGTGGAATGAATAGCTTCACCTATAATGCCTTGACTAAAGAGGGCCGGGAGATAAAAGGAGTCCTTACTGCTCAGACCAGGCAGGAGGCCCTCGGTAAGCTTCAGCGAGAGGGATACATTGTGGTCGATATTGAAGGAGACCGGAGGTCTACCCCTTTACCCCCGAGGATCAATAAAGGCAAAGTCACCCTTCTTATTCGCCAACTCTCAAGCCTTATGGAAGGGGGCCTTCCCCTTTATAAGGGCCTTACCATCCTGGCCAATCAATATAAGGATGAAGGGATAAAGTCCATAATTGAGCAGATAAAAGAAGCAGTAAGGAAGGGATCTCACCTTTCAGACGCCCTCTCAAATCATAAGACCATCTTTCCGGGACTCCTCATTGGTATGGTCAAGGCAGGCGAGGCAAGCGGACAATTGGAGGAGGCCCTGAGTAGATTTGCTGTCTATGCCGAACGTGAAGAGGACTTGAAGAATAAGGTTAAGACAATAATGATCTATCCTATCCTCATATCAGTAATGACCCTGGCCAGCATCTTCTTTATCTTGACTTTTGTCATCCCCAGGATGGTCATCATCTATGAGGCGCTTGAACAGATCTTGCCTTTGCCAACCCGCCTGCTCATCCTGGCAAGTAGCCTCTTGGGTAAGTTCTGGTGGATAGGTTTAATCTTTATTCTCCTCCTCATTATTAGCCTGAAGGCCTGCCTCAAGACAAGAAATGGAAGAAGAACCTTTGATCGGCTTAAGCTAAGGATTCCATTAGTGGGAGAGATACTCAATAAGTTCTTGATCTCCAGGCTTGCCTTAACCTTAGGTACACTCATCCGTAGTGGTGTGCCTGTCTTAGAGGCTATTTCCATAACCAGGGAGACAATAGGAAATGAATATGTCTCATCCGGGTTGGACAATCTGCGCCAGGGGGTCAAGGAAGGCAAAGGAATAGCCGAGCAATTGACGGGGGAACCTCTCTTCTCCGACCAACTGACCCAGATGGTGGCCTGCGGTGAAGAATCCGGGAACTTAGAAGAGATGCTCATCAGGTCT harbors:
- a CDS encoding type II secretion system F family protein, whose product is MNSFTYNALTKEGREIKGVLTAQTRQEALGKLQREGYIVVDIEGDRRSTPLPPRINKGKVTLLIRQLSSLMEGGLPLYKGLTILANQYKDEGIKSIIEQIKEAVRKGSHLSDALSNHKTIFPGLLIGMVKAGEASGQLEEALSRFAVYAEREEDLKNKVKTIMIYPILISVMTLASIFFILTFVIPRMVIIYEALEQILPLPTRLLILASSLLGKFWWIGLIFILLLIISLKACLKTRNGRRTFDRLKLRIPLVGEILNKFLISRLALTLGTLIRSGVPVLEAISITRETIGNEYVSSGLDNLRQGVKEGKGIAEQLTGEPLFSDQLTQMVACGEESGNLEEMLIRSSNIYEREAENSLKRLMILLEPAMIIMMVLVVGFVVVAMLLPLCSLKFGEW
- a CDS encoding secretin and TonB N-terminal domain-containing protein — its product is MIIKNGLRVGLLAMILLLILTLPNSLCLAGFTDPLVSFDFKDADIKDVLRAIAAQTKANIVADPTVQGRITIHLKDVPFEEALKTLLEVNGLTYEKRDNIYWVTKPAMKEASRGESFLVEITGDRLTLDVRNMDIQQLLRLISEKSGINIIADKTITGMVTVHLTDVPLETGLKAFLNAYGLTLTKSEGIYLVVSAEKRTPMLISLSDGLLSLDVKDEESAEVIRRVVTLGRKNLAIFGQLKDKVNLTFSNLPLDEGLKLILQGTRYTFKKTGDIYLVGDPTLTSPEAAVLTEERLIKLRHIEAKDLPPLLPPTIPAANLKVIKDQNAIFIKGTSELIDQAEAFIRLIDMRPEGITFEDDLLSVDVKDAELSQVVLWIARLSKINLTVLSPLQEKITTHFKNLKLDEGLRLIFKGTKFTYRRIDGTYFVGDPSLTSPAAAVLTEERLIKLRHIKARDVPPLLPSTIPADNLKVIEDQNALLIKGTSELINRAEEVIARLDQKSAQIMIEALVVEFTRKEGKEFGLEGTYSREGREVSIKPGSFTFKTVDTLPENFSVSLQALISEGKARVRANPRIAALNGKEATIKVGWIRYFKITQFTGTPPIPYTTLQTVDAGITLKIIPWVNASGEIITELHPEISDATGTGPDGLPEISRRSVDTTIRVRDGQTIIIGGLIQNTESEVVERTPILSKIPLLGKLFKKTKKGLTESELVIYLTPHLLVDTKEIHHDQD
- a CDS encoding type II secretion system protein GspJ, coding for MGNDQKGFTLIEMIVATTVLVLVVTSVYSTYRAGMEAWHKGEEAIETLYETKFALDLITNDLRASLLPPLDLSDPSSPKPPKVTFIGRPSEISFATSFNLDKESSPVRVKYFIEEGELKISREEAENLTLATNIAGLSFEYHNGRAWQKSWDSDKLLPGGVRIKIRLNDSRILRSSVWIPASQANGQ
- the gspE gene encoding type II secretion system ATPase GspE; the protein is MVTRKPLGEILKSEKMISDIQLKEALKESKKRNLPIGETLLQLGLITEEGLLSALSNQLGIPCIKISDDILDPSLINQIPARLVYDHKFFPIKQSNNTITLATSDPLDIYILDNIRLILGKEVEWAIASEQDITSAIKRYYGLGAETVEGMMGARDETLEVIRSEEEPTELEDMAKDVSIIKFVNQIILEAHRMRATDIHIEPYEKELRIRYRIDGVLHEISTHQSIKLFQPAIVSRIKIMADLNIAEHRLPQDGRMKLRIKGEELDIRVSTLPTPSGESVVLRLLTRASILFGLEHLGMQPYTLRRFDSMIKRPHGIILVTGPTGSGKTTTLYAAISKINTINDNIITIEDPIEYRLPGINQIQIKPKIGFSFATGLRHILRHDPDIIMVGEIRDLETAEIAIQASLTGHLVFSTLHTNDAAGAVTRLIDMGIEPYLIASSVEGILAQRLVRVICPECKEPYLPDPVSLEETQPGKALYRGKGCKQCLSTGYYGRTGIFEFLLIDDEIRKLILSRTPTKIIKEQARNLGMKTLREDGWEKVAQGRTTIEEVLRVTEVEVDVE